One Enterococcus silesiacus genomic window carries:
- a CDS encoding antibiotic biosynthesis monooxygenase, giving the protein MIVQTVTFSIKKEGKEMFEAKTTKDVASMLEFSGCISSECWYTEDKDTCEFMLVSKWESKKDFQNWLKRPEHLQEHREAHKNKEAKPSFVLEKSRKSYEVHA; this is encoded by the coding sequence ATGATCGTTCAAACTGTTACGTTTAGTATAAAAAAAGAAGGCAAAGAAATGTTTGAAGCTAAAACAACTAAGGATGTGGCTTCGATGTTAGAATTTTCGGGTTGTATATCAAGTGAATGTTGGTATACAGAAGATAAGGATACATGTGAGTTTATGCTAGTTTCTAAGTGGGAAAGTAAAAAAGATTTCCAAAATTGGCTGAAACGTCCAGAGCATTTACAAGAGCATCGAGAGGCCCATAAAAATAAAGAGGCAAAACCATCATTTGTTTTAGAAAAAAGTAGAAAAAGCTATGAGGTTCATGCGTAA
- a CDS encoding pyruvate-flavodoxin oxidoreductase yields the protein MRATILLYYRRMMNIIMRKMKTMDGNTAAAYISYAFTELAAIYPITPSSTMAELVDQWSAEGKQNIFGQPVKIVEMQSEAGAAGVVHGSLKTGALTTTYTASQGLLLMIPNMYKIAGELLPSVFHVASRAVTTNALNIFGDHGDVMAARQTGFAMLCESSVQEVMDLSAVAHLASIESSVPFINFFDGFRTSHEIQKIEVLDYEELAPLLDQEKLANFRNRSMNPNHPSVSGTNQNPDIHFQQRETINSYYEQIPAIVKKYMDDINELRGTNYDLVTYYGAEDAEEVIVSMGSAAQAIEQTIDYLTKQGRKVGYLNIHLYRPFPLERFLEKMPKTVKAIGVMDRTKEPGAGGEPLLLDVQSAMYESDLRPMIIGGRYGLGSKDVLPNQIVAIYDELLKDKKAAKSRFTIGIVDDVTYTSLDCGEALDLTNPKTYQAKFWGFGSDGTVGANKSAIKIIGDHTDKYAQGFFYYDSKKSGGLTVSHLRFGETPIRSTYLIEHADFVACHTAAYLNTYDLVKGLKKGGTFLLNTVWNDEQLERFLPSKLKRYLAENEIHFYTINAVKLASEVGLGGRINTAMETAFFKLADIMPFDEVLPILKEEAFKSYARKSMSVVEKNVQAIERTVELLHKVEVPTSWKTVEVKPKVRKENVTDYVHEIVEPINRQEGNDLAVSAFIKNDMTDGRMPLGTTAVEKRGIAVEVPEWNSDRCTMCNECAFVCPHAAIRPFLADDEEMEEAPAGYIVREMRGADGLKYRIQVSVEDCTGCGLCVDACPAKGKALVMKPYEEQKEQAMNWAFSMTLKQKENPAKPNTVLGTQFNKPLLEFSGACSGCGETPYVKLLTQMFGDRMMIANATGCSSIWGGAAPVAPYTTNDQGQGPAWSNSLLEDNAEFGYGMLLASQTRREHLAMKMSEAMNVASPELKLLMEDWINHMHSGEGTQQRAAKLKAALLDEKTNQPLLEAIYADNDLFVKNSQWMIGGDGWAYDIGYGGIDHVLASGADVNMLVLDNEVYSNTGGQTSKATPASAIAKFSASGKYVSKKDLGMMAMTYGNVYVAQIASGANQMQTIKAFEEAERFQGPSIIIAYTPCITHGLAGGMSKTLEEAKEAVNSGYWSLYRYNPELREVGKNPMTLDYKKPNFDEMTNFMRKQVRFSSLESTQPGFAGKLFEKTVNDAKNRFYNYARMTGQEEKIRAKLEKTTDEAVTEKTPRVKKERIVDPEAEARRAAKRAERAAKRERSE from the coding sequence ATGCGTGCAACTATTCTACTTTATTATAGAAGGATGATGAATATTATAATGCGAAAAATGAAGACGATGGATGGAAATACAGCTGCTGCATACATCTCATATGCGTTTACTGAATTAGCCGCTATTTATCCAATTACACCAAGCTCAACAATGGCTGAACTAGTCGATCAATGGTCAGCTGAGGGCAAACAAAATATTTTTGGACAACCTGTAAAAATCGTTGAAATGCAATCTGAGGCCGGTGCTGCAGGTGTTGTCCATGGATCACTGAAAACTGGTGCATTAACTACTACATATACTGCTTCTCAAGGACTATTATTGATGATTCCCAACATGTATAAAATTGCTGGAGAACTGCTTCCCTCAGTCTTTCATGTGGCTAGTCGTGCCGTAACAACCAATGCGTTGAATATTTTTGGTGACCACGGAGATGTGATGGCTGCGCGTCAGACTGGTTTTGCTATGCTTTGTGAAAGCAGTGTGCAAGAAGTGATGGATTTATCTGCTGTGGCACACTTGGCATCCATTGAGTCAAGTGTTCCGTTTATCAACTTTTTTGATGGCTTTCGGACAAGTCATGAAATTCAAAAAATCGAAGTATTGGACTATGAAGAATTAGCACCATTATTAGATCAAGAAAAATTAGCTAACTTCCGCAATCGAAGTATGAACCCAAATCATCCTTCTGTAAGTGGAACCAATCAAAATCCAGATATCCATTTCCAACAACGTGAAACGATCAATAGTTATTATGAACAAATACCGGCTATTGTAAAAAAATATATGGATGACATTAATGAACTGAGAGGGACTAATTATGATTTAGTTACTTATTACGGTGCAGAAGATGCTGAAGAAGTGATTGTTTCAATGGGATCAGCGGCTCAAGCAATTGAACAAACAATTGATTATTTAACAAAACAAGGCAGAAAAGTCGGTTATTTAAATATCCATTTGTATCGTCCATTTCCACTTGAACGCTTTTTAGAAAAAATGCCCAAAACAGTCAAAGCCATTGGCGTGATGGATCGTACCAAAGAACCAGGTGCTGGTGGTGAACCGTTACTGTTAGATGTTCAAAGTGCAATGTACGAGTCTGATTTGCGTCCAATGATTATCGGTGGACGTTATGGTTTAGGCTCAAAAGACGTACTGCCAAATCAAATCGTAGCGATTTATGATGAATTGCTCAAAGATAAAAAAGCGGCTAAATCGCGCTTTACAATTGGAATTGTCGATGATGTAACCTACACCTCTCTTGATTGTGGAGAAGCTTTAGATTTAACCAATCCCAAAACCTATCAAGCAAAATTTTGGGGCTTTGGTTCTGATGGAACAGTCGGTGCCAATAAATCAGCTATCAAGATTATCGGCGATCACACCGATAAATATGCGCAGGGATTCTTTTACTACGATTCGAAAAAGTCTGGTGGATTAACGGTTTCTCATTTACGTTTTGGTGAAACACCGATCCGCTCGACTTATTTGATTGAACATGCAGATTTTGTTGCGTGTCATACAGCCGCCTACTTAAATACCTATGATTTGGTTAAAGGCTTGAAAAAAGGTGGGACATTCTTGCTTAATACGGTTTGGAATGACGAGCAATTAGAACGTTTCTTACCAAGCAAACTAAAACGTTATTTAGCTGAAAATGAGATTCATTTTTATACAATCAATGCCGTTAAATTGGCCAGTGAAGTTGGTTTAGGTGGGCGAATCAATACTGCGATGGAAACAGCCTTTTTCAAATTAGCGGATATCATGCCCTTTGATGAAGTTTTACCTATCTTAAAAGAAGAAGCTTTCAAAAGTTATGCCAGAAAATCAATGTCAGTTGTTGAAAAGAATGTTCAGGCAATCGAACGCACAGTTGAACTTTTGCATAAAGTTGAAGTGCCAACTAGTTGGAAAACGGTTGAAGTAAAACCAAAAGTCCGTAAAGAGAATGTGACGGATTATGTTCATGAAATCGTAGAACCAATCAATCGCCAAGAGGGAAATGATCTTGCAGTTAGCGCGTTCATCAAAAATGACATGACAGACGGTCGAATGCCACTTGGAACTACCGCTGTGGAAAAACGAGGTATTGCAGTAGAAGTGCCAGAATGGAATAGTGATCGCTGTACAATGTGTAATGAATGTGCGTTTGTTTGCCCTCATGCGGCAATTCGACCATTTTTAGCAGACGATGAAGAAATGGAAGAAGCGCCAGCCGGCTATATCGTAAGAGAAATGCGTGGTGCTGATGGGCTAAAATACCGTATTCAAGTTTCTGTAGAAGATTGCACGGGCTGTGGTCTTTGTGTGGATGCGTGTCCTGCTAAAGGCAAAGCGTTAGTCATGAAACCTTATGAAGAACAAAAAGAACAAGCAATGAACTGGGCTTTTTCTATGACCTTGAAACAAAAAGAAAATCCAGCAAAACCTAATACTGTTTTAGGAACACAATTTAACAAACCGTTACTAGAATTTTCAGGCGCTTGCTCTGGTTGTGGAGAAACCCCTTATGTCAAATTACTAACCCAAATGTTTGGTGATCGCATGATGATCGCAAATGCTACAGGTTGTTCGTCTATCTGGGGTGGTGCCGCACCAGTTGCGCCCTATACAACGAATGACCAAGGACAAGGACCCGCTTGGTCTAACTCCTTGTTAGAAGATAATGCAGAATTTGGTTACGGCATGCTATTAGCTAGTCAGACACGACGTGAACATTTAGCGATGAAGATGAGTGAAGCGATGAACGTTGCTTCTCCTGAATTAAAATTATTAATGGAAGACTGGATCAACCATATGCACTCGGGTGAAGGGACACAACAACGTGCGGCTAAACTAAAAGCTGCCTTGCTTGATGAAAAAACAAATCAACCATTATTAGAAGCGATTTATGCAGATAATGATTTATTTGTAAAAAATAGCCAATGGATGATTGGTGGAGATGGTTGGGCATATGATATCGGTTATGGCGGGATCGATCATGTTCTTGCCAGTGGTGCTGATGTCAATATGTTGGTGTTAGACAATGAAGTCTATTCTAATACTGGTGGACAAACCTCTAAAGCGACACCTGCTTCTGCAATTGCCAAATTTTCTGCCAGCGGAAAATACGTTTCTAAAAAAGATCTAGGCATGATGGCGATGACCTATGGTAATGTTTATGTGGCTCAAATCGCATCTGGTGCTAACCAAATGCAGACGATCAAAGCCTTCGAAGAAGCAGAACGTTTCCAAGGACCATCAATCATTATCGCGTATACACCATGTATTACACATGGGTTAGCAGGTGGTATGAGCAAAACGTTAGAGGAAGCTAAAGAAGCCGTTAATTCTGGTTATTGGTCATTGTATCGCTACAATCCAGAGTTGAGAGAAGTAGGTAAAAATCCTATGACTTTAGACTACAAAAAACCAAATTTTGACGAGATGACTAACTTTATGCGCAAACAAGTTCGTTTTTCATCATTGGAATCTACTCAGCCTGGCTTTGCAGGCAAATTATTTGAGAAAACTGTGAATGATGCGAAGAATCGTTTTTATAATTATGCACGAATGACAGGACAAGAAGAAAAAATCCGAGCGAAATTAGAAAAAACAACGGATGAAGCTGTTACTGAAAAAACACCTCGTGTAAAAAAAGAACGAATCGTTGATCCAGAAGCTGAAGCCAGAAGAGCAGCCAAAAGAGCAGAACGAGCAGCTAAACGTGAACGATCAGAATAG
- a CDS encoding phosphoglucosamine mutase — protein sequence MGKYFGTDGVRGIANKELTPELAFKLGRFGGYVLSQHEDSTRRPRVLVGRDTRISGQLLEQALISGLLSVGIEVFQLGVISTPGVAYLTRLQKASAGVMISASHNPAEDNGIKFFGSDGFKLVDDQELEIEALLDAEEDNLPRPSAEGLGTLDEFPEGLLKYSQFLVQTIPGDLSGLTVCIDAANGATATSVNRLFADLETDFYTMGTSPNGLNINDGVGSTHPEKLAEMVVEKGADAGLAFDGDGDRIIAVDELGNIVDGDKIMFICAKYLAEKNRLKKDTIVTTVMSNLGFRKAVEAAGMKDVITQVGDRYVVEEMRKNDYNFGGEQSGHMIFLDYNTTGDGMLSGIQLLNVMKQTGKKLSELASELTVYPQKLVNIRVTDKHGAMDVPAIKEVVELMETEMNGDGRILVRPSGTEPLLRVMAEAPTQEKVDYYVDKIADVVKAEIGIS from the coding sequence ATGGGTAAATATTTTGGAACAGATGGTGTTAGAGGCATAGCAAATAAGGAGTTAACACCAGAATTAGCATTTAAATTGGGCCGCTTTGGCGGGTATGTATTAAGTCAGCATGAAGATTCTACACGTCGTCCGCGAGTATTAGTAGGCCGCGATACACGTATTTCTGGTCAATTATTGGAACAGGCGTTGATTTCAGGACTACTTTCTGTTGGAATCGAAGTCTTTCAACTAGGTGTTATTTCAACGCCGGGAGTTGCCTATCTAACAAGATTGCAAAAAGCGTCAGCTGGTGTAATGATCTCTGCTTCTCATAATCCAGCAGAGGATAACGGAATCAAATTCTTTGGTTCAGATGGTTTTAAATTAGTTGATGATCAAGAGCTTGAGATTGAAGCATTATTAGATGCAGAAGAAGATAATTTACCTCGTCCTTCAGCTGAAGGCTTAGGCACGCTGGATGAATTTCCAGAAGGGTTATTAAAATATTCTCAATTCTTAGTACAAACAATTCCAGGTGATCTATCTGGGTTAACTGTCTGTATTGATGCTGCAAATGGTGCTACTGCAACTTCAGTTAATCGCTTGTTTGCAGATTTGGAGACAGACTTCTATACAATGGGAACGAGTCCAAATGGATTGAATATCAACGATGGTGTTGGGTCTACTCATCCTGAGAAGTTAGCCGAGATGGTCGTTGAAAAAGGTGCTGATGCTGGACTTGCTTTTGATGGTGATGGGGATCGAATTATTGCGGTCGATGAGTTAGGCAATATTGTTGATGGAGATAAAATTATGTTTATCTGCGCTAAATATCTTGCTGAAAAGAACCGCTTGAAAAAAGATACGATCGTAACCACAGTTATGAGTAATTTAGGTTTCAGAAAAGCAGTAGAAGCGGCTGGAATGAAAGACGTGATCACTCAAGTGGGTGACCGCTATGTTGTAGAAGAGATGCGTAAAAATGATTATAATTTTGGTGGAGAACAATCCGGTCATATGATCTTTTTAGATTACAATACAACAGGTGATGGAATGCTTTCTGGTATTCAATTATTGAATGTAATGAAACAAACGGGGAAAAAATTATCAGAACTGGCTTCTGAGTTGACTGTGTATCCCCAAAAGCTAGTAAACATTCGAGTGACGGACAAACATGGTGCAATGGATGTTCCTGCAATCAAAGAAGTGGTTGAATTGATGGAGACAGAAATGAACGGTGACGGTCGGATTTTAGTTCGTCCTTCTGGAACTGAACCATTATTACGTGTAATGGCTGAAGCGCCAACTCAAGAAAAAGTTGATTACTATGTAGATAAAATCGCTGATGTTGTAAAAGCAGAAATTGGTATAAGCTAA